The DNA sequence ctgtatttcccataatgcaactcaatagatTATTTTGTTAGACCACTCCCTGCCAGGTGAATGTCCACTCTTTTAAATTTCTTTAACATACTCAGTTTGTAACGCAGGCATTCTGTTCAAAATTTGAAGTCTCAAgcctgttttcacaggtaaagtTAACTGAGCTTCATGAGTAAAATTAGTGGAGTGACCCTTTAATTGAcccttttgacattttattttgatagaAATTCACTTCTTATTCACAGAAAtgagttttctctctgtttctattCAATAATCCATCACAATGTGTCATGTTACTGTCATTTCACAGAGAACACTGTCATGACTGTCCGAAGGTACTCCATAAGCTCCAACCTGTCTGGGGTGACCATGAAAGAGGGAATGACTGACAGGGTGCGGCAGAGTGACTCTGGATGGGGAAGACTACAAGAGGAAATCCAGCATGGGAATGGCATCTTTGCTAACTCCGCCAGAGGAGAAGTGGGAAAAGTTACCAACAGGCATTCCCTGCAGGAATACGTACACAAAAACAGGTACAGACAGGCCTATCACGTACTTTTGATATATAAACATTGTTAATGTTAGGCTTGACCTTTGAGCTTTGAGGTTATAATGCTCTTCTGGTTTATTTGACCCTCCAGGGCCAAGGTAAAAACTGTCACATTCCTTCTACCTGTGGATGACATTTACACCAACCGGCCAGTTCTCACCAAGCCCCAGGAGGAGCCTAAAATCACTGAGTTGGCTTCCATCACTGAAACTGATTCTTGAGAGAAGCAGCGGAAGGACTTTTAAAGACTTTGGATGTGGCCACGGGACAAAATGTAGACACGAATTGAGCCTCTTGTGACCTGAAACAGGTTAGCCTCTTCATCTAGGTCAATGTAGATTGGTGCTCTTACTGAGTGAGCCAGCAGACCGATTTTATCACACCTGACCACACAAACAGAAGACTCTGGTTACAGGTGTTGTTTTCATCTAGCCATGGCAATCCAGGCCCCTGGTCAACAGTGATGAGACACGGGCCCCTCTGCAGCGAGGATCAGATGTCTGGACTCCTCTCTCAACCCAGGCTGTTGTTTTGgagtgagacacacacctgcaggTGACGGCCCTTTTACGGACCATTGTGGTCACTGATTCTGGCCTCGTGAGCAACACCAGactcattatttattcatccttgttcattttctcattgtaaactgaaatgcggcctgcgtgtgtgtttaaacACATGACCTGTTTCTTGACAGTATTCCCAAagagtgtatttttttaatctgaatCATTTGCTTTCATGTATGGAAGGCTCCTTATAAATAAACCAGTGTTTGAATATCAAAGTAAAGCACCTTTAACAGTCATTGTAAGGTATTACCTGTGACATATGCAGTGTTTATGAACTGTTTTGACAAATCTTAAGATcctcatttatttttatcattatattgTACTGTTGTCCTCATTGTGGGGaggttttcataaaataaaataaaaaacaagaataatatAGTGGTATGACATTAAAGTGTTGATAATACAGCTGCATTTTCCAACTAGTAAAAAGCAGCACTAATAAAAAGTTGTCTTTTGAAGTTCACATTTGCTGAATTAATGCATTTCCCAGTGTTTTTGTATTAGCTTGCACACCAAGGAAGGCATCAGCCAAATTGTTGCTTATGCTAGCAAATTAACTTCAAAAGACTGCTTTTTACCCTGAGTGCAAACCAGTTTACCTTTAACTGGATGTTGCAGATTTTTCTGGTTTAAATGGAACAGGTACACAAGGGTGAGTATTGTGATCCTTCACTTCTTAACTGAATCAGATTACATTGTTAGTTAGTAAACTCATAGGATTTATTTGTAGCAAATCACTGACACATAAATTATTTAGTAACAGATACAAGCAAAACATATACTGTCAACTTTATAACATAACATTTGATCTGCGACATTGAAAGTATCACACATTAACACAAAGGAGACATTTAGTCTGCACTATACTCACAATGCAGAGAATGCTGCTGGCTAATCTAACACAGTTTTTTCAATGGATGTTGTTCAGCAGCAAAGCCACTTAAATACATGGCACCTTGGTTGATAAATCATTTATCTATCCTATTCCCAGCTCACAAGACCACACAGAACCTGGTTCGGGTGTGTTTGTTATGACAGTTGGTTTCCATAGCAGCAGTAATTGAGTGTTGTTCCTCAGTGTCCACGTGGCTGTCGATGTGTATTCTATCgacatttttctttgtgtttttgacctCAGTTTGGCCAAATTCATCGGTATCTTTTAACTGGTCCAGAGATCCATCCTCCAACTGATCGTCTGTGTGCAGGCTTCCGTAGCTCTCTGAGTCCCGGGGCTTGATAGCTGGGCAGGTCTGGGGATCAGACATATGTGATGTCGGTGGGGGTTCACTCAGGCTGTCTCCATATTTCATAGGGATCAAGCAAAGGTCATCCCTGTGCTGCCGCTGAACAGCTACGTCAGAgtaagagagggaaagagaacaATCATGTAGTGCTGATAAAAACTACACAACATTGCCAATTGAATGTCCATGTTCTCAAGTTTAAGGACAAAGAGTAAGTCATTAGAAACAGAATTAGAGTGATTTGTCAGACAGCAAACACACCTGGTCTTTGGATTCCTGCTTCTAAATCTGAGAGACCCATGATCTGCTGCTCGCTGACCCCCAGGTTCCTTTCAAGAAAGTAAGTGGTCATCCTGCCCTTCCCCTTCACCTCGATCTCACCTCGCTTCTGGATAACAAAGCCTTTATTCTTCAGAGCACTGAGAAACATGGACAACAGAGGATGTGGAGATAAAAGGGGTTAACAAGTAAGACAGCATCACAGGGTTCACAGGATATGtccgaatgtgtgtgtgaattcatttgttttcatgcataAATGTGTCTGTCCTCACTCATAGACGGTCGGGCTCAGATGGATCTTGTCGGGGAGGCCGTGACTCTCCATACGAGAGGCAGTGTTGACGGTGTCTCCAAACAGACAGTAGCGAGGCATCTTCTCTCCAACTACACCTGCCAGTACGGGACCACTGTGGAGACCCACACGGATCTAAATGCAACAAGCCATATAACAGATGCTGTATAAGAAAGAAATCCatgtaaataaacttaaaaaaacatgtattaaatTTGCCTCAGTCTTTTAGACCGCAaaatatcaacacacacactactggtCCAAAGTCTatcagaggtaaaaaaaaaaacttcagagtTTAAAAAAGGTGTCCAGCTCTTTTGCTGGATCCAGAGTTGGCAACTTGCACACTCCACAGCATTTTACAGAGCCATGCAATACCCTGTGGTCTACGCCTAGTTGGTCAGGGGTTCATACTACAGCAAGATAATGATCCACAACATACCTCCAGACTGTGTCTGAACTAACTGAGGATGAACTGGACAGACGGGTGAAAGCAAAGCAACCTGAAAATGCAGTACATTTGTGGGAACTTCTGCAACAGCGTTGGGAAGAACTTTCCGAACAATATTTGACTTCATTTGTACaaactgtgtgtttggctgTTATATCTACAAAAAGTAGCTACTTTGATGAGTTAAAAATTTGGATTATATTTTGCTAAACAAAGACATTtcataatttctttttcttttttttttttatctacaattgtttatttgtgctaTGCTTTAATTTCAATATTGAGACATTAAACTacgtaaatttaaaaaatttaagtgttttaaaatTTTTTGACTGGAAGTATATATTTCAGCAATGTAGTGAAAGCACTCCAGTACCTGAATGGGCCCTCCTGTCACAGGGTTAATCACCTCTCTGGCAGCCAAAATCATACCGAGGGCAAAGTTGGCGACCCTCTCAGCATGGCTAGAGACAGGTATGGGAACCCCACCTACCACCATGTAGGCATCCCCTATGGTCTCAACCTGGGAAACAAATACATTTGAGGTCTCCCATTATACCGGGGATTGCCAAGTTTAGTCAGAtcaaattattcaaaaaataaatttctTCCATCTGTAACtgagataaaaaacaaatttacaaatatttgttccTGTAACATGAAAAGGGTCAAATCTGTTGTGTGTACCTTGTAAACATTATGCACAGTTGTGAGTCGGTCAAATCGGAGGTACATGGAGTTAAGCATGAGGACGATTTGGATGGGTTCACACATGGAACAGATATTAGTGAAGGTCACCACATCACTGAACAGTATGGTGCACTCTTTGAATTCTCCTATaggatacacaaacacatagacacacagaaGTTATATTAGATAGAGTTATAAACATGAACACTCTGATTATTCAATATTAAGGCTTTGCATTCCATTAACCTGCTTCTACTGTCTTGCCCTCTTTCAGCTGATTGGCTACATGCTTGGGCAACATGGCATACAGCAAGTTCTCcgtctttctcctctcctcctccaggtgTTGAGACAGGAGGCGGagctcctccttcttcctctccaaCTGATTGGACAACTCGATTTCGGCCAGTCGCTGCTGATTAAGCAGGATGAGGTCGCGGGTGACGTCATGGGGGGCGATGTCAGAAATGTGCATGTCTCGCTCCTCCAGCTCCTGAAGGCTTCTTAGCAGAGGAGATGCTTGATAGAGCATACAGTCGAGAGAGGGCATCCAGATCATCTGACCTACGAGGAGAAAACATGAATAGTGTATCCATCTGGTTAAGGTAGACAGTATATagagtcagattttttttgtcctctacCTCTTAACTGCAGCATGGGTCTGTTGTTCCACACCTCAGGCATCATGTCCCTGATTGTCTGCAGCACAAAGTGGCTGTTGATGAACTTCCTGATGCTCGAGATGGTGAAGGTGACCTCAGGATGCACAATGCTGAAGTACTGGTTCAGGTGGATGCTCATATTCTGGAGCCCAGGGACGATCCTCTGGAGATTTACCCCGGCCTGGTGCACCACCAGCTGCCTCAGACACCACCAGGATCACTCCAGTTAATTTGACTGAATTATTTTCCAGACATGCAAAACCCTGCTAATACATTGtatttttaagttaaatttgGTCTTTTGTACCTGCTCATCGAAGACTATATGGAATGGGAAAGCTTGGCAGAAAGTCTTCAGATCAATGTTAAGGGTCATAGGATACACTGGCTCAAAACCCCTCAACAGTTTTCCTGGGTGGTGAAACAAACAGTGGAAAGACACACATGtaaaggttttttctttttgcttttggcTGTCATGGGTACAAAGCACAAAACATTCCAGTTATGGTGTGTGATGTAGCATCTGACTACTGCCTGAGCCTGTTGCTCCaagggttgtgtgtgtgtgtctgaactgTACCTTTCCCAAGGCGGACCAGCCCTCTAATTGTCTCCCAGTGACTCCTGCACATGGAGAAACTGACACTGGATCTCTTTTGATGGAGGGGCTGAGGACACGGAGAGGAAGGAGTCAGAATTTGTTTACTGGCATGGTTTATTTTCCCCCACAGATTGCTCACAGAGAAAGAAGACACTACAATCAAGTACACAGATAGCCTTTATAGAATAGCTTTACAGgataatgtttgcttttttacatCAACACCCTGTCTCACAGATTATTAATCTAACCTCTTTAATCCAGATCATAGCATTGTGTCTGTTAGCCAAAGTTTGGATGGATTGGGTCCTTGGAAAAGCCCCAGTTTTACTGCTGGACTTGGCTTCAGTAGCTGGCCACTGTGTTACCAAGAAAACCACATGCTCTTTCTTCCCAGTTCTTTCCAGTTCCTCCAGCTGGTTGACAATTTCCATTGATATCTCACTGTTGAAAAAGTCTTTAGCAACAGCTCCAATAATACCTGCAGGAGACAATGTTGTTACTTGACTCAGTTGGCGTATGTATGATAATAGTGCAAGAACAGATGTTTTACTAGATGTTTGTAGTACCAGGAACAATGTGGCAGAGCCCTCTGCGGTCTGAGTAATAGTGGAGAAGCATTGTACCATCAGGGTTCCTCTCCACCCGAAATGATGGCGCATTCATTTCCTGCAGGAATCAAACAATCAGCAATACAGATTTTTTCTACTCGTTGCAACAACAATACATTCAAAACAAGAGACATAtagacagaaagcagacatgGGAGCAGGCACCTTGTAGGAGAGGGCGAGGTAGCTGTGAAGTGCATCTAAATTCTCagtgaattcaaataaatttcCTCCAAGAGTCCGGAGCATGTGGTCATAGCCTGAGCGTTTGCAAAACTCGAAAAAATATTCTCCGAACTGCCTCAAGACAACTTCTGGCTTCACTCCTGCCAAAAAACAAGAGCAGTATAACCATCGAATATACAGTAATGAATTAATTTggaaaattgttatttttatattggtttccaattttaaaaagtacattttgaaatattattCAAATAGGTCAGGATTTACCCAGCAGCTTGCAGGCTTCTGCTACTAACTGCATGGTGATTTCATCTTTATAGCTTTCATATGTCAAGAACGTGTCCTGGACCCCAGCTTCATCCCTGTACATGacgatgatgattattattttggGAAAAGAGGTGTTCTaagcagaaaaacagcaaaactggCGTAGAAATGCTGTTTTGTTGATTTAGATGTTTAATTATTTACCAATTCTTACTCAAAGTAACCCGCAGTGATTTTTTTGATCAAGTATAAAAAAATACGTCGATAAAAGAGATTTCTCTTACCTGAGCTTGAGCCATGTCTCCTCGCCAAACTTTTCAACTACCAGCGATTTCAAACAGGTGTTAATAAATCCATACTGTCAGGAAATAAAAGGGAAGCTTTCAAACAGGGTGGTGTTGAATTCTGGTGAAATGTTACTATttataatacaaacaaaaattcTGTAAAAGCAGCATACCATATCTCCCAGTATCTCCACCAGACACTTTTCCCGTCAGGGCATCTCCGTCATATCGCTCTTTCTGCGCAGCAAATAAACCCTCACTGACTGTAAGAAAAGTATGAAAGCTTCACAGAACAGTCACAGTGTCTGGGACCAACACAACCTGAGACACATGGAGACAAAAAGTCCAGAGCTGACGGAGCTGTCCAGTCCAGTCTGGTGCTGAAATCAATGATTTGCCCTGCAGTGTTGGCGGGAGACGCGTTCATTTCATCTGCAGCTCATGGTGCTGTATAAGGACAGGCCTGACAAATACTGTGCCGCTTGAGTACAGTGTGATATACAGAAAAGTCACGGTTAACTTCTTCCTCAGTAGCAGCTTCACTagagcatttttttaaaattttttttacttgactGTTAGGCCtgtagtgttttttatttgcataatttaaaatattactttACTGACGCATATTCTCGCCGAGCATATGGACTGAAAGGAATctataatgttttattaatgtattgtttatttatatttatgtgaaatcagaatttttaaccctcatcctaccaatatatttaacatacaaggactaACGACTGGGgaccccaagaataaactactgtaagtaACAATCGTCagagcaaaatgttaacttatttcttctcaagaCATTATTAGTTATGCAATTAATGTCACCTGGAAAAAAACTGATTATTGTTTCAGGAAAGTTatagttaatttgcatattatgtaaaaggaaaatataaacttttctttaatacatattgcagcttttatcccaagtacaatctttccacaaatccttcaaaatgactgacagagagcCCCTTCCCACCCAAActgtgtgatactttaaattaggagCCATGGCAAACATGAAATCAGTAAATAGTTTCATCTATTTAAACTGCAGAGGCAGAATTGGGTGCTTTTGACTTCGGTCCCCCAGGACCCCAATAcactggtatttttaaaaaaaaagcactgataaaaacagaaacagaaaacaatgatatgaagtcattatgaacaaattgattgacaaagtcatgaaaaattggaatgatagaGTAAAGAACCTGTGACATAGGACAAGTATAGCTCTGGGGTCTGCAGGTACCCAAATCAGTAGGATTAACAAGACCGTTAGGACAGGCTTAGGACAAATAAGATAAACAGGGTTGTTAGGATAATACTAAGATAGATAAATCATTAAGATAAATCTGACACTCAACatttaacaaagaaaaagtatagTATACTTTATATTAATAACAATTCATCAAATATGTCATAAGAACAAGTAAAAAAGTAACATATCAGAGGAATCAAAAGAGATCAGACATGATTAAAAGCAGAGTAAACAGTTAAAGTTATTCCTTTGATTTGGTTCAAAGTACCGACTTGGATTACTGTTTACTTGCatgtaaatacttttttgtttaaaatgatgtgATAAGGCCAAATACAGTCTGAAGATTTGAGTGGTTACACAGTTATTGAGAATTTATTTTCAGGTCGTTGTGATCTTATTGAAGTCTGATGTCTGCTGATGTCATGGCAGCGGTCCGTGGCTCCAGCATCAAAAGCAGATAAGACACGTATGACAAAGAAGAGCAGCTCAAACACAACCCAGCAGGGTACAGGTAGAAGGGAACACTGGATCATGGGAATATCTTCAAAAATGAAACCCACTACTGTGTGTTAAGGCTGGTTGCCAGTGCAATATATGATCCATTTattcagaaacacagaaatactgtagtaatatgcaaacatacatgttttttattctgagaaaaatacactcaaaaatatcatgattgtcaaaaagtaacaaaatcgtCCTAGAAATAATTGTAAACTTCTAAAAATATTATGATCATAACActccacatgtgcacacacgtATTAACAGTCTGCAGCATCAGGGGGGATTCAGTTGTTTTATCCAAATGCagtagaatatatatatattttttaggtCCTTCAGCATATCATTGGGTTAATCAAACTGCAGAAATATGTATCAAACTACTTcattgctgtcatttttctttataCTACAATGCCTTATAGAAGTTGAGAATCTGTACATATCATCAAACAGCCCATTAATGGTTTAGCaccattaatgtttttttttctcccgaGGAAACCAcaaattttgtttaattttgtggTATTCATCTTTGTCCAATACAATTTTTTTCCATGCCTGGAAAACTAcatgaaaaactaaaatatctgGCTTTCCCAGTGCTCTTCAGTTACACAGACAGCTAAGCTGTTGTCTGTTGGACTTTTATGCCCTCTGCTGgtagaaaatgtaaacatcagtaaaaaacaaaacaaaacaacaacaacaaaaaacatgcacCATGAATAAAAAGTAAAGTCACTTTTGTATATAAAGCCTCCTCTTTCTTTGAACCATTCTGAATATTCATCTGACATGAAGGTGACAGGGAGCAAAGAGATCAGATAATTTACTTTGTTTTGATAAAATGCACTTAAGTGACTGGtagattatttttgtttcaaaatgtaCAGTCTTACGAGATGTGTTAGAGTGTTcctaatacaataaaaaaactgaaggaaCTCAAGGTGTCAAAAGTCATGGTAGTCTGCCAAGTTCCTGCAGTGTTTATCAGTCAGTGGCTGTGCTGATGTTGAAATGATGGCCATAGGTAGGTAGTAGGCAGCAACAAGCTTAATGTTACTTGCTGTGTGAGTTTCAGGTCCGTAATGAAGTCTGCAGAGCTTTCATGTCCCTCAGCAGCCTCAGATTCCTCTTGCTTCTTTCTCCTGGTTTAAGTTTGAGTGCTCCAGAAGCGCGACCTCTAGTGGACACTGTTGTAGTCACTCTCACCTCATTCCTACTGCCCCGCCTCGTACTTGCTTCCTTTCTTAACTTCTTTATCTagaagagagacaggaaaaCGTAAAGAACAGGAGTcacaaaagcaaatatttatCCTTTTGGactttgtttgctttgtgtgtgaactgaattgtttttgtgtaaacaccaacctgtgttttgtgtttgtatagCTTACTGATCtgctctcctttcctctccattTTCAGAAGCAGCCCCTCTTGCTCCCTCTGAAgctcttttctttcctgttcAGTCACACTGTACTCCAACTGCCTCATCAGCTCATCCTGctctctgcaacacacacacacacacacgcaataaCTTTTCACACCATTTGTAAAATCTGTAACAAATCACTCCTAATCGAGCTCATATGATAACTGCACTCACATGCTCATAAGTCGGAGCTCCTCCTGTAGTGCCTGCAGAAGCTCTGATAGCTCCTCCCCactggtggaggaggaagaagaggagctgTCTGAATGTCTGCGGCTGCCTGTCTCAGAGCTGTTTGGGTTGTTCAAGAGGACACGGTTGTTGCAAAGGTGCGGCTGGTGTCGCTTCAGGAGAGACAGAACTGACTGGACGTTTGCTCTGACAGAGTGGCTGCAGCCTACTGACTGAAAGTcaggaaggaaaagagaaagagtcAAAAAGGCAGCCAGTGTGAGGAACGTGCAGCATTAAAAACTATAATACATAATGAATTTGCAAAGGCATGTATGTTCGTACTACCGTTCCAGTCACAAAAGGTACATCTCTGAGGCTCAATCTGTAGTGTGGCTGTGTGTAGGATGACTGCTGGGGTGAAGATTTCTGGAAGGTCAACATGAACGATCATAAGATCTTCAAGAAAGtgccatgtttttatttctgattaatCTATTATACGTTTTGATTCAATGATTGATCATTTACTCTataaactgtttaaaaactATGATAAACGCCCATCATAAGTTGCCAAAGCTTAAAATGATGGATTCCAATTGACTATTTGTTCTGAACAACAACTATTAAACCAAAGTATTTACTATATAGTGAGAGAGAATACCATGTAAGAATTGCATTCTAGTTGAATCCATTTAACTTCCTGCTTAATTCAATGACATTCACAGATGTGTAACACTGTGCAAAAGCACACAATTCCAGCCATTTTCTATTTTGTGTTCAAACTTTAACTTATAAAGAGGGAAAGGAACATTGCTAGTGTGCTTAAACAGAAGTAAAACCTCAAACATGTGAAGGTCTTTACCTTTGAATTACACTTCCTGTCTTTGGACTGTGTGCTGGACAGGCAGGGTGACACTGATCGCAGCAGGATCCGGTTGGCCTCCAAACCTGTCTGTAACTGAGGAACGCAGAGTGCACACACAtttcaatatttacatttattcatttagtatacagtatgtaaaacaATACACTATAGTTCCTTTTAAATACTGTAAGCAACATTGCAAGCTGACAATAGTGAGTACACCGATAAAATAGTagctaaaaacaaaatacacaattcTGTTTACCTGGTTAGCTTTATCCTGGACCAGTTTTCTCTGGTACTCCTCCTCCTGTAGTTTCATCTCTAGCTCCTGAATCTTAACCtggcacattcacacacagatttatCATATGGAGACTGACTTTATGCTGTCTTTTGACAATATGCTCTTCCTTatgacagagagaagagcaTGGGACAGAGGCATCTCAGTAGTTAAGGTTATTATGGGTTTTTACACTATTTCTCTACCTGACATTTGACCGTGTTCTTATGTGTACCTCAGCTTGGTTCTGTGTGCGTGTCAGCCTGAGATACTCCTGCTCCAGTCGCTCCAGCTTCTCCAACTGGGCATGCTCTGACACTGTGCCAGGTTGTTGATCAGCTGACCTGACTGTCTCCATGGAAACCTTAAAGTGTGGGGAACAATTAATACAAATTTACTCACGCacatagagctgcaatgataagTTGATTGATGGATTAGTCAGTTGTCAGAGATGAATCAGCAACTAGTTTGATAATCGAACAATCTttttagtcattaaaaaaaaaaatcaagcaaaaatgacaaatattaatcagcttctcaaatgtgaggatttgatgcttttctgtgtcatacatgacagtaaactgcatatctttagattttgttgctcagacaaaacaagacatttgaagatgtcactatGAGCTCTAAGAAACTGGCTTTTTTCACTCATTGTACTCATTACAGTAATTGTTAGAAAATATTCAGCAAtagaaataatcattagttgctgccCCACATGCACACTAACAAGCCCTTTCCTCAACAACATTGCATTTATGCATGggtatttatatgtattttatagaaagactgaacactgtTACACTGAACACTGGGTTAACCTGCTGTTTGAGCAGACTCGTCCTGTCTGCCTTAGCATTGCGCAACATCCTCCTCATGTGATCCAACTGTCGCTCCAACTTCACACAGCGAGACTCTGCAGCCGCAAGGTGGGTGATCAACACTGTGGAGGAAAATAAAGGGACACCAACATG is a window from the Thunnus thynnus chromosome 7, fThuThy2.1, whole genome shotgun sequence genome containing:
- the cep57 gene encoding centrosomal protein of 57 kDa → MESLSKTSAVDATREKELHPPPSGVVSDSLSLPSYKEYPAHRPLINTLVLHTPQTRTHNSCRPSSPSKAFPETSSAAILSALKNLQEKIRRLELEKGHEELSLRSMGKDASHTHLQSDKMTQRVLNNQTDTRRETSDGSNCNQVLITHLAAAESRCVKLERQLDHMRRMLRNAKADRTSLLKQQVSMETVRSADQQPGTVSEHAQLEKLERLEQEYLRLTRTQNQAEVKIQELEMKLQEEEYQRKLVQDKANQLQTGLEANRILLRSVSPCLSSTQSKDRKCNSKKSSPQQSSYTQPHYRLSLRDVPFVTGTSVGCSHSVRANVQSVLSLLKRHQPHLCNNRVLLNNPNSSETGSRRHSDSSSSSSSTSGEELSELLQALQEELRLMSIEQDELMRQLEYSVTEQERKELQREQEGLLLKMERKGEQISKLYKHKTQIKKLRKEASTRRGSRNEVRVTTTVSTRGRASGALKLKPGERSKRNLRLLRDMKALQTSLRT
- the LOC137186862 gene encoding guanylate cyclase soluble subunit beta-2-like gives rise to the protein MAQAQNTSFPKIIIIIVMYRDEAGVQDTFLTYESYKDEITMQLVAEACKLLGVKPEVVLRQFGEYFFEFCKRSGYDHMLRTLGGNLFEFTENLDALHSYLALSYKEMNAPSFRVERNPDGTMLLHYYSDRRGLCHIVPGIIGAVAKDFFNSEISMEIVNQLEELERTGKKEHVVFLVTQWPATEAKSSSKTGAFPRTQSIQTLANRHNAMIWIKEPLHQKRSSVSFSMCRSHWETIRGLVRLGKELECFVLCTHDSQKQKEKTFTCVSFHCLFHHPGKLLRGFEPVYPMTLNIDLKTFCQAFPFHIVFDEQLVVHQAGVNLQRIVPGLQNMSIHLNQYFSIVHPEVTFTISSIRKFINSHFVLQTIRDMMPEVWNNRPMLQLRGQMIWMPSLDCMLYQASPLLRSLQELEERDMHISDIAPHDVTRDLILLNQQRLAEIELSNQLERKKEELRLLSQHLEEERRKTENLLYAMLPKHVANQLKEGKTVEAGEFKECTILFSDVVTFTNICSMCEPIQIVLMLNSMYLRFDRLTTVHNVYKVETIGDAYMVVGGVPIPVSSHAERVANFALGMILAAREVINPVTGGPIQIRVGLHSGPVLAGVVGEKMPRYCLFGDTVNTASRMESHGLPDKIHLSPTVYDALKNKGFVIQKRGEIEVKGKGRMTTYFLERNLGVSEQQIMGLSDLEAGIQRPGVFAV
- the LOC137186090 gene encoding putative coiled-coil domain-containing protein 195 — protein: MLKPEQHGELLLHDSPPVFGKPWYWQRSSSTMESTRSLAQVIMEMRDEIKKLEAENRELRGDYGRRSFGAMPGEASTVSSGPEQRAGMEENPYVNLRRNASAPVLELEGQYKENTVMTVRRYSISSNLSGVTMKEGMTDRVRQSDSGWGRLQEEIQHGNGIFANSARGEVGKVTNRHSLQEYVHKNRAKVKTVTFLLPVDDIYTNRPVLTKPQEEPKITELASITETDS